Within Acinetobacter sp. LoGeW2-3, the genomic segment CGATCGAATACAGCGGATGCTGGGATTTTAGTGGAATTTCATCCGCGAGAATGGTCTTGCGTAGCGCCTGAAAAGCACGCCATTTGATAATAATCCGTGGAATATTGGCTTCACGCACCTGTTCTAATTCTTTTTGCGCGTTCAATACCCATTGATAAGACGTCCACTGAAAGGCACGAATCCGATGGTGAAATTTTGTATTGGCACTAATGCCTTTTTTTTCGGCAATTTTTTGGGTTAGCCAGGCCTCAACTGCGGGTGATGGCACAATGAAATGCTGTGGCTCAAGCACCTGAAAAGCGGTCTTTTTCTGTTGGCTCGTGACCAGCAGCATGCTATCCAAAAGCACATCAATTTTCTGACTTTGAATAACATGAATAGCCATAGGTTCCCCAGATTAAAAGAAGGCAATACTACAAAACAACAAAGATTATTTACTATACACCCTGTTCTGTCTATGCCACTTTTAATCTACACTTAAGTGGAAAAATTTCTTTGAAAAAAGCATCTTAAGGATGCTTTTTTAGCAAAATAACAACAGGACGCTTTAGGTAATTGCCCATGAAATTAGACAAAATTCCTGATCAGATTGATCCAAGTTTAAATCTAGAACAGATCCGTGAAGAGTGCCTGGAGCTGATTAAGAAACGTGCCTACATGTCTGCGGGCGCAGCGGTGATTCCGGTACCGTTTCTTGATGTCGTGATTGACGTCGGCATCCTGTCACAGCTGATCCCTGAAATCAATGCTCGATTCGGTTTGGCACCTGAACAAATCAGCGTATTTGATCCAAAAACCAAGCAAGTTCAATGGGATGAAATACGTAAACGCGGCATACAATTTTCTGGCTTTGTTGTTGCACGTACGGCAGTGAAAAAATCCATCAATAATGTCGCCGCTAAATATATTACCAAGCAGGTGACCAAATTTATTCCACTGGGTGGTCAACTGATTGCTGCAAGTTTAGGCTATGTCATCATGAAAAAAGTGGCCGAAGCTCATGTCGAAGATTCTTATAAACTGGCCAAGAACATTCAGCAGAAACAGCAGGCTAAAACTGTATAAATTGATCAATATTTATTTACAACAGCTTGGCAAGGATTACCCTACGCCAAGCTGTTTTAGTATGGTTTTTAAAATTTGTAGACGTGCGCTATTTTTGTCATCGGTAGCAATCACATGCCAAGGTGCACTATCAGTACTGGTATGCTCAAACATATCTGCCGCAGCCTGCAGGTAATCCTCCCATCGTTCCCGATTCCGCCAGTCCTCGTCAGTAATCTTAAAGCGTTTATGCGGAGTTTGTTCTCTCACCTTAAAGCGGCTAGCTTGTTCTTCTTTAGAAATGGCGAGCCAGAACTTGATAATCACGGTCTGCGCCTCACACAGGTCCTGTTCAAATCGATTAATTTCATCATAAGCTCTCTGCCATTCTGCTACGTTGGCAAAACCTTCAATACGTTCGACCAAGACACGTCCATACCATGAACGGTCAAAAATGGTGATCTTGTCTTCCGGCTGTAACTTGGTCCAGAAACGCCATAGATAAGGACGGCGCAATTCATATTTTTCTGGCGCGCCGATGGTATGAATTTCATATTCACGTGGATCGATCTTTTTGACAATCCGTTTGATTGCACCGCCCTTTCCGGCTGCATCCATACCTTCGAAGACAATCACCACATTACGGCGATCCATACGCATAGTATTGGCGACCTGTTGGCTCAGTTTTTTCAGCTCATCTTTATAGGTGGTCTTATCCACTTCCTCCTGCGGGGGCTGTTGCAGGATTTCAGGAATAGATGCCTGCTGCCATTTTTTATTGCTCTCAGTCAGATGTTCAGGACAATGCTCCAAAGCCGCCAGAATAGTCTGGGCAAACTGCTGGTCACGCCGGGTTTCATCCTCACCATCAATAATAATCCAATCGTCGGTAAAGCGCTGACGCAAGCGCTGGATTGCATCATATTGCTTGCGGCTACGCCAATCCAGACCATGTAAGCGATGCCAGTGCATCTCGCTCGGATCAATATCATCTAGACGTTTTTGCAGTGATTTCCAGGACAGGTCAAACCAGACCTTGATGACATCGACAT encodes:
- a CDS encoding phosphate--AMP phosphotransferase — protein: MATEKQQFQLIAEDELSVKLIDAQYALKDTRGQKNAKSLVVLVNGIELAGKGEAVKQLREWVDPRYLRVKADRPQPLNESQTFWQPYARFIPAEGQIMVLFGNWYTDLLSTAMHVANPMDESMFDHYVERMRAFEQDLKNNHVDVIKVWFDLSWKSLQKRLDDIDPSEMHWHRLHGLDWRSRKQYDAIQRLRQRFTDDWIIIDGEDETRRDQQFAQTILAALEHCPEHLTESNKKWQQASIPEILQQPPQEEVDKTTYKDELKKLSQQVANTMRMDRRNVVIVFEGMDAAGKGGAIKRIVKKIDPREYEIHTIGAPEKYELRRPYLWRFWTKLQPEDKITIFDRSWYGRVLVERIEGFANVAEWQRAYDEINRFEQDLCEAQTVIIKFWLAISKEEQASRFKVREQTPHKRFKITDEDWRNRERWEDYLQAAADMFEHTSTDSAPWHVIATDDKNSARLQILKTILKQLGVG